The following coding sequences are from one Capsicum annuum cultivar UCD-10X-F1 chromosome 3, UCD10Xv1.1, whole genome shotgun sequence window:
- the LOC107855692 gene encoding uncharacterized protein LOC107855692 isoform X1: MVETRRTSSSSKRPLSSPSSSSLQNNGKRSKAVEALSSTNDTLVGEKSQGGVNDSGPESAEQEVRSADVAGASVLKSSDASAVPAAAVAHKPMETEGANEPLVSPMTLGDSAIDVEKAKSNGSTLNRGKKRQLKSDGGATWGKLLSQCSQNPHFIMHRPTYTVGQGRGSDLWIGDCTVSKTLCSLKHTETEKGVSITLLEVTGKKGDVQVNGKVYPKNSTVPLKGGDEVIFGSSGQHAYIFDNDLSAPSLVHPVSVVEAHSGSIKGLHLEARSGDPSTVAVASTLASLSNLRKDLSLLSPSSQNGKDLKQGSEVPILPPVNGVREKDYLDTDMKDASDCNDVPGALMDEKNDVISPGVENGNLSLDNVALDSVDAEIGKVRPLLRVLAGSSASEFDLSGSISKIFEEQRNFRELLKDFDPPVSALTRRQTFKKALEQGVIDFNTIEVSFDNFPYYLCENTKNILIASTYIHLKCNKFAKYTSDLPTVCPRILLSGPAGSEIYQETLAKALAKYFGAKLLIVDSLLLPGGSIAKDVEPVKVSSKPERSSVFSKRAAQAAALHLNKKPASSVEADITGGSILSSHAQPKQEASTASSKSYSFKKGDRVKYVGSLTSGFSPLQAPLRGPAYGYRGKVVLAFEENGSSKIGVRFDKSIPEGNDLGGLCDDDHGFFCAADLLRLDSSSTDELDKLAISELFEVASRESKSSPLVLFIKDIEKSLVGNPEAYAAFKIKLEHLPENVVAIASHAQSDNRKEKSHPGGLLFTKFGSNQTALLDLAFPDSFGRLHDRSKETPKTMKQLTRLFPNKVTIQIPQDEILLSDWKQQLDRDMETMKSQSNIASIRNVLNRFRINCNDLETLCIKDQALTNESVEKIIGWALSHHFMHESESSMKEPKLVISSESIAYGLNMLQGVQSETKCLKKSLKDVVTENDFEKKLLGDVIPPSDIGVTFNDIGALETVKDTLKELVMLPLQRPELFCKGQLTKPCKGILLFGPPGTGKTMLAKAVATEAGANFINISMSSITSKWFGEGEKYVKAVFTLASKIAPSVVFVDEVDSMLGRRENPGEHEAMRKMKNEFMVNWDGLRTKDKERVLVLAATNRPFDLDEAVIRRLPRRLMVNLPDASNREKILRVILAKEELAPNVDVEAIANMTEGYSGSDLKNLCVSAAHCPIREILEKEKKDKASAIAENRPTPALHSSADIRPVNMDDFKYAHEQVHASVSSESSNMNELLQWNDLYGEGGSRKKTSLSYFM, encoded by the exons ATGGTGGAAACCAGAAGAACTTCTTCTTCATCAAAGCGTCCGCTTTCTTCTCCATCTTCATCTTCTCTTCAGAATAATGGCAAACGCTCTAAG GCGGTGGAAGCATTGTCATCGACTAATGATACCCTTGTTGGGGAGAAATCCCAGGGTGGAGTAAATGATTCAGGGCCTGAATCTGCTGAGCAGGAGGTTCGATCAGCTGATGTTGCTGGTGCCAGTGTATTGAAATCATCGGATGCTTCTGCTGTTCCTGCTGCGGCTGTGGCACATAAACCAATGGAAACTGAAGGGGCAAACGAGCCTTTGGTATCACCGATGACTTTAG GTGATTCTGCTATTGATGTGGAGAAGGCCAAGTCAAATGGGTCCACATTGAATCGCGGAAAGAAACGGCAGCTGAAATCTGATGGTGGTGCTACATGGGGTAAACTTCTTTCGCAGTGCTCTCAG AATCCTCATTTTATCATGCATCGCCCAACTTATACTGTAGGTCAAGGCCGTGGCAGTGACTTGTGGATAGGAGATTGTACTGTTAGTAAAACTTTATGCAGTCTCAAGCACACTGAGACAGAG AAAGGGGTATCCATTACTCTTCTTGAAGTTACGGGGAAAAAAGGCGATGTTCAAGTTAATGGCAAGGTCTACCCGAAGAATTCTACTGTCCCTCTTAAAGGCGGCGATGAGGTTATTTTTGGCTCATCTGGTCAACATGCTTAC ATATTTGATAATGACTTATCTGCTCCGAGTTTGGTTCATCCTGTTAGCGTAGTGGAAGCTCATAGTGGATCAATCAAGGGACTGCATCTTGAAGCAAGGTCTGGGGATCCCTCCACTGTAGCAGTTGCATCGACCCTGGCATCTTTATCAAATCTTCGGAAAGACTTGTCCCTTCTCTCACCATCATCTCAAAATGGTAAGGATCTAAAACAAGGTTCAGAGGTGCCAATACTACCCCCTGTCAATGGAGTGAGAGAGAAAGATTATTTAGATACTGATATGAAGGATGCTTCTGATTGTAATGATGTACCTGGTGCGTTGATggatgagaagaatgatgtgatatctCCTGGTGTAGAAAATGGTAACTTGAGTCTCGATAATGTTGCACTAGATTCAGTTGATGCAGAAATAGGGAAGGTGCGACCTCTCCTTCGAGTGCTTGCTGGATCTTCTGCGTCTGAGTTTGATTTGAGTGGTAGCATTTCCAAAATTTTCGAGGAGCAAAGGAATTTCCGAGAACTACTCAAGGATTTTGATCCTCCAGTTTCGGCTTTAACTAGACGCCAAACATTTAAAAAAGCCTTAGAGCAAGGAGTAATTGATTTCAACACTATTGAGGTTTCATTTGAtaattttccatattatttatg TGAAAACACAAAGAATATTCTGATTGCTTCCACTTATATACACTTGAAGTGTAACAAGTTTGCAAAATATACATCAGATCTCCCCACAGTATGCCCTAGAATTTTGCTATCAGGTCCAGCAG GCTCAGAAATTTATCAGGAGACATTGGCCAAAGCACTTGCTAAATACTTTGGTGCTAAGCTACTGATAGTTGATTCTCTCTTGCTGCCTGGT GGTTCAATTGCCAAAGATGTCGAGCCTGTAAAAGTAAGTTCAAAGCCAGAGAGAAGTAGTGTATTTTCTAAACGTGCTGCGCAAGCGGCTGCACTGCATCTTAATAAGAAGCCAGCTTCAAGTGTTGAGGCTGATATAACTGGTGGTTCAATTTTAAGTTCTCATGCTCAGCCCAAGCAGGAGGCATCTACTGCCTCATCAAAAAGCTACAGTTTCAAGAAAG GCGATAGAGTGAAGTACGTCGGATCTTTAACATCAGGCTTCTCTCCATTGCAAGCACCTTTGAG GGGTCCGGCATATGGCTACAGGGGCAAAGTGGTTCTTGCATTTGAGGAAAATGGGTCCTCCAAAATTGGTGTCAGATTTGATAAATCAATTCCAGAGGGTAATGATCTTGGTGGTCTGTGCGATGACGATCATGGGTTCTTTTGTGCAG CTGACTTGCTCCGTCTTGATAGCTCAAGCACTGATGAACTTGATAAACTTGCTATCAGTGAGCTCTTTGAG GTTGCTTCAAGAGAAAGTAAGAGTAGTCCTCTAGTTCTGTTCATCAAAGACATTGAGAAGTCATTGGTGGGTAATCCTGAGGCCTATGCTGCTTTCAAGATTAAGCTTGAGCATTTGCCAGAGAATGTTGTTGCCATAGCTTCCCATGCCCAGTCGGACAACCGAAAGGAGAAA TCGCATCCTGGTGGCTTGCTATTTACAAAGTTTGGAAGCAACCAAACGGCATTGCTTGACCTTGCCTTCCCA GATAGTTTTGGTAGGTTGCATGATAGAAGCAAAGAAACTCCCAAGACAATGAAGCAGCTCACACGACTGTTTCCCAACAAAGTTACCATACAGATCCCACAG GATGAAATCTTATTATCAGACTGGAAGCAACAGTTAGATCGGGATATGGAAACTATGAAATCTCAGTCAAACATAGCAAGCATTCGCAAT GTTTTGAATCGATTCAGAATTAATTGCAATGACCTTGAAACTTTATGCATAAAAGATCAAGCACTGACGAACGAAA GTGTTGAAAAGATAATTGGCTGGGCTTTGAGTCATCACTTTATGCATGAATCTGAGTCTTCTATGAAAGAGCCGAAGCTAGTTATCTCCAGTGAAAG CATTGCTTATGGGCTCAATATGTTGCAAGGCGTTCAGAGTGAAACCAAGTGCTTAAAGAAATCCCTCAAG GATGTGGTTACTGAAAATGACTTCGAGAAGAAACTACTTGGGGATGTAATTCCGCCTAGTGATATTGGTGTTACTTTCAATGACATTGGGGCCTTGGAAACTGTCAAGGATACTCTGAAAGAACTGGTGATGCTGCCTCTTCAGAGACCAGAATTGTTTTGTAAAGGACAGCTGACCAAG CCTTGCAAGGGAATATTGCTGTTTGGACCTCCAGGTACTGGTAAAACAATGCTTGCAAAAGCTGTTGCTACCGAGGCTGGTGCAAACTTTATCAACATATCAATGTCAAGCATTACATCCAAG TGGTTCGGTGAAGGAGAGAAGTATGTCAAAGCAGTCTTCACATTAGCTAGTAAAATAGCGCCTAGTGTTGTTTTCGTTGATGAG GTGGACAGCATGTTGGGAAGACGAGAAAATCCTGGAGAGCATGAAGCTATGCGGAAAATGAAGAATgaattcatggttaattgggatgGTCTGCGTACAAAAGACAAGGAACGAGTTCTTGTACTTGCTGCAACAAATAGACCTTTCGACCTTGATGAAGCAGTTATTAGGAGGCTTCCCCGTAG GTTGATGGTAAACTTGCCAGATGCTTCAAATAGGGAGAAAATACTGAGAGTTATATTGGCGAAGGAAGAATTAGCCCCAAATGTCGATGTAGAAGCTATTGCAAATATGACGGAAGGGTATTCAGGGAGTGATTTGAAG AATTTATGTGTGAGCGCTGCGCATTGCCCTATTAGAGAAATTttggagaaggagaagaag GATAAAGCATCGGCAATTGCAGAGAACAGGCCAACACCGGCATTGCATAGCAGCGCAGATATTCGTCCTGTTAACATGGATGATTTTAAGTATGCACATGAACAG GTGCATGCCAGTGTATCATCAGAATCTTCAAATATGAATGAGCTTCTTCAGTGGAATGATTTATATGGAGAAGGTGGATCCAGAAAGAAAACGTCTCTCAGTTACTTCATGTAG
- the LOC107855692 gene encoding uncharacterized protein LOC107855692 isoform X2: MVETRRTSSSSKRPLSSPSSSSLQNNGKRSKGGVNDSGPESAEQEVRSADVAGASVLKSSDASAVPAAAVAHKPMETEGANEPLVSPMTLGDSAIDVEKAKSNGSTLNRGKKRQLKSDGGATWGKLLSQCSQNPHFIMHRPTYTVGQGRGSDLWIGDCTVSKTLCSLKHTETEKGVSITLLEVTGKKGDVQVNGKVYPKNSTVPLKGGDEVIFGSSGQHAYIFDNDLSAPSLVHPVSVVEAHSGSIKGLHLEARSGDPSTVAVASTLASLSNLRKDLSLLSPSSQNGKDLKQGSEVPILPPVNGVREKDYLDTDMKDASDCNDVPGALMDEKNDVISPGVENGNLSLDNVALDSVDAEIGKVRPLLRVLAGSSASEFDLSGSISKIFEEQRNFRELLKDFDPPVSALTRRQTFKKALEQGVIDFNTIEVSFDNFPYYLCENTKNILIASTYIHLKCNKFAKYTSDLPTVCPRILLSGPAGSEIYQETLAKALAKYFGAKLLIVDSLLLPGGSIAKDVEPVKVSSKPERSSVFSKRAAQAAALHLNKKPASSVEADITGGSILSSHAQPKQEASTASSKSYSFKKGDRVKYVGSLTSGFSPLQAPLRGPAYGYRGKVVLAFEENGSSKIGVRFDKSIPEGNDLGGLCDDDHGFFCAADLLRLDSSSTDELDKLAISELFEVASRESKSSPLVLFIKDIEKSLVGNPEAYAAFKIKLEHLPENVVAIASHAQSDNRKEKSHPGGLLFTKFGSNQTALLDLAFPDSFGRLHDRSKETPKTMKQLTRLFPNKVTIQIPQDEILLSDWKQQLDRDMETMKSQSNIASIRNVLNRFRINCNDLETLCIKDQALTNESVEKIIGWALSHHFMHESESSMKEPKLVISSESIAYGLNMLQGVQSETKCLKKSLKDVVTENDFEKKLLGDVIPPSDIGVTFNDIGALETVKDTLKELVMLPLQRPELFCKGQLTKPCKGILLFGPPGTGKTMLAKAVATEAGANFINISMSSITSKWFGEGEKYVKAVFTLASKIAPSVVFVDEVDSMLGRRENPGEHEAMRKMKNEFMVNWDGLRTKDKERVLVLAATNRPFDLDEAVIRRLPRRLMVNLPDASNREKILRVILAKEELAPNVDVEAIANMTEGYSGSDLKNLCVSAAHCPIREILEKEKKDKASAIAENRPTPALHSSADIRPVNMDDFKYAHEQVHASVSSESSNMNELLQWNDLYGEGGSRKKTSLSYFM, encoded by the exons ATGGTGGAAACCAGAAGAACTTCTTCTTCATCAAAGCGTCCGCTTTCTTCTCCATCTTCATCTTCTCTTCAGAATAATGGCAAACGCTCTAAG GGTGGAGTAAATGATTCAGGGCCTGAATCTGCTGAGCAGGAGGTTCGATCAGCTGATGTTGCTGGTGCCAGTGTATTGAAATCATCGGATGCTTCTGCTGTTCCTGCTGCGGCTGTGGCACATAAACCAATGGAAACTGAAGGGGCAAACGAGCCTTTGGTATCACCGATGACTTTAG GTGATTCTGCTATTGATGTGGAGAAGGCCAAGTCAAATGGGTCCACATTGAATCGCGGAAAGAAACGGCAGCTGAAATCTGATGGTGGTGCTACATGGGGTAAACTTCTTTCGCAGTGCTCTCAG AATCCTCATTTTATCATGCATCGCCCAACTTATACTGTAGGTCAAGGCCGTGGCAGTGACTTGTGGATAGGAGATTGTACTGTTAGTAAAACTTTATGCAGTCTCAAGCACACTGAGACAGAG AAAGGGGTATCCATTACTCTTCTTGAAGTTACGGGGAAAAAAGGCGATGTTCAAGTTAATGGCAAGGTCTACCCGAAGAATTCTACTGTCCCTCTTAAAGGCGGCGATGAGGTTATTTTTGGCTCATCTGGTCAACATGCTTAC ATATTTGATAATGACTTATCTGCTCCGAGTTTGGTTCATCCTGTTAGCGTAGTGGAAGCTCATAGTGGATCAATCAAGGGACTGCATCTTGAAGCAAGGTCTGGGGATCCCTCCACTGTAGCAGTTGCATCGACCCTGGCATCTTTATCAAATCTTCGGAAAGACTTGTCCCTTCTCTCACCATCATCTCAAAATGGTAAGGATCTAAAACAAGGTTCAGAGGTGCCAATACTACCCCCTGTCAATGGAGTGAGAGAGAAAGATTATTTAGATACTGATATGAAGGATGCTTCTGATTGTAATGATGTACCTGGTGCGTTGATggatgagaagaatgatgtgatatctCCTGGTGTAGAAAATGGTAACTTGAGTCTCGATAATGTTGCACTAGATTCAGTTGATGCAGAAATAGGGAAGGTGCGACCTCTCCTTCGAGTGCTTGCTGGATCTTCTGCGTCTGAGTTTGATTTGAGTGGTAGCATTTCCAAAATTTTCGAGGAGCAAAGGAATTTCCGAGAACTACTCAAGGATTTTGATCCTCCAGTTTCGGCTTTAACTAGACGCCAAACATTTAAAAAAGCCTTAGAGCAAGGAGTAATTGATTTCAACACTATTGAGGTTTCATTTGAtaattttccatattatttatg TGAAAACACAAAGAATATTCTGATTGCTTCCACTTATATACACTTGAAGTGTAACAAGTTTGCAAAATATACATCAGATCTCCCCACAGTATGCCCTAGAATTTTGCTATCAGGTCCAGCAG GCTCAGAAATTTATCAGGAGACATTGGCCAAAGCACTTGCTAAATACTTTGGTGCTAAGCTACTGATAGTTGATTCTCTCTTGCTGCCTGGT GGTTCAATTGCCAAAGATGTCGAGCCTGTAAAAGTAAGTTCAAAGCCAGAGAGAAGTAGTGTATTTTCTAAACGTGCTGCGCAAGCGGCTGCACTGCATCTTAATAAGAAGCCAGCTTCAAGTGTTGAGGCTGATATAACTGGTGGTTCAATTTTAAGTTCTCATGCTCAGCCCAAGCAGGAGGCATCTACTGCCTCATCAAAAAGCTACAGTTTCAAGAAAG GCGATAGAGTGAAGTACGTCGGATCTTTAACATCAGGCTTCTCTCCATTGCAAGCACCTTTGAG GGGTCCGGCATATGGCTACAGGGGCAAAGTGGTTCTTGCATTTGAGGAAAATGGGTCCTCCAAAATTGGTGTCAGATTTGATAAATCAATTCCAGAGGGTAATGATCTTGGTGGTCTGTGCGATGACGATCATGGGTTCTTTTGTGCAG CTGACTTGCTCCGTCTTGATAGCTCAAGCACTGATGAACTTGATAAACTTGCTATCAGTGAGCTCTTTGAG GTTGCTTCAAGAGAAAGTAAGAGTAGTCCTCTAGTTCTGTTCATCAAAGACATTGAGAAGTCATTGGTGGGTAATCCTGAGGCCTATGCTGCTTTCAAGATTAAGCTTGAGCATTTGCCAGAGAATGTTGTTGCCATAGCTTCCCATGCCCAGTCGGACAACCGAAAGGAGAAA TCGCATCCTGGTGGCTTGCTATTTACAAAGTTTGGAAGCAACCAAACGGCATTGCTTGACCTTGCCTTCCCA GATAGTTTTGGTAGGTTGCATGATAGAAGCAAAGAAACTCCCAAGACAATGAAGCAGCTCACACGACTGTTTCCCAACAAAGTTACCATACAGATCCCACAG GATGAAATCTTATTATCAGACTGGAAGCAACAGTTAGATCGGGATATGGAAACTATGAAATCTCAGTCAAACATAGCAAGCATTCGCAAT GTTTTGAATCGATTCAGAATTAATTGCAATGACCTTGAAACTTTATGCATAAAAGATCAAGCACTGACGAACGAAA GTGTTGAAAAGATAATTGGCTGGGCTTTGAGTCATCACTTTATGCATGAATCTGAGTCTTCTATGAAAGAGCCGAAGCTAGTTATCTCCAGTGAAAG CATTGCTTATGGGCTCAATATGTTGCAAGGCGTTCAGAGTGAAACCAAGTGCTTAAAGAAATCCCTCAAG GATGTGGTTACTGAAAATGACTTCGAGAAGAAACTACTTGGGGATGTAATTCCGCCTAGTGATATTGGTGTTACTTTCAATGACATTGGGGCCTTGGAAACTGTCAAGGATACTCTGAAAGAACTGGTGATGCTGCCTCTTCAGAGACCAGAATTGTTTTGTAAAGGACAGCTGACCAAG CCTTGCAAGGGAATATTGCTGTTTGGACCTCCAGGTACTGGTAAAACAATGCTTGCAAAAGCTGTTGCTACCGAGGCTGGTGCAAACTTTATCAACATATCAATGTCAAGCATTACATCCAAG TGGTTCGGTGAAGGAGAGAAGTATGTCAAAGCAGTCTTCACATTAGCTAGTAAAATAGCGCCTAGTGTTGTTTTCGTTGATGAG GTGGACAGCATGTTGGGAAGACGAGAAAATCCTGGAGAGCATGAAGCTATGCGGAAAATGAAGAATgaattcatggttaattgggatgGTCTGCGTACAAAAGACAAGGAACGAGTTCTTGTACTTGCTGCAACAAATAGACCTTTCGACCTTGATGAAGCAGTTATTAGGAGGCTTCCCCGTAG GTTGATGGTAAACTTGCCAGATGCTTCAAATAGGGAGAAAATACTGAGAGTTATATTGGCGAAGGAAGAATTAGCCCCAAATGTCGATGTAGAAGCTATTGCAAATATGACGGAAGGGTATTCAGGGAGTGATTTGAAG AATTTATGTGTGAGCGCTGCGCATTGCCCTATTAGAGAAATTttggagaaggagaagaag GATAAAGCATCGGCAATTGCAGAGAACAGGCCAACACCGGCATTGCATAGCAGCGCAGATATTCGTCCTGTTAACATGGATGATTTTAAGTATGCACATGAACAG GTGCATGCCAGTGTATCATCAGAATCTTCAAATATGAATGAGCTTCTTCAGTGGAATGATTTATATGGAGAAGGTGGATCCAGAAAGAAAACGTCTCTCAGTTACTTCATGTAG